One region of Armatimonadota bacterium genomic DNA includes:
- a CDS encoding L,D-transpeptidase: MRLIVLPLGFLISFIASDVCAQALYVTWPSQIEVVEGETFALEWSAGGAETVVVAISGTRTPLGGQSRGEFSYLIGKVPAAQSVLHFTVPWIDSLVFSVKIKAYNDAGKLLGKEEKSYRFRPAVLANRRADGIYLDLHLRINQRLYVQRDGKLTHAYLTTSSAAYNWVYSPKSPRRIHDHAGVFSILSKTKYHWSSQFNVAMLWAMRYHEGHFIHATPRTQYYLLGRPASHGCNRLTIQDAKQLYEMTPLGTRVEIIGPKG; this comes from the coding sequence ATGCGGCTAATTGTTTTACCTTTGGGTTTCCTAATAAGTTTTATTGCATCCGATGTATGCGCACAGGCGCTTTACGTTACGTGGCCTTCGCAGATAGAGGTGGTCGAGGGCGAGACATTCGCACTCGAGTGGTCTGCCGGTGGAGCGGAGACCGTCGTCGTTGCAATCAGTGGCACTCGCACACCGCTTGGCGGTCAGTCGCGTGGGGAATTTTCCTACTTAATTGGAAAGGTACCGGCAGCTCAGAGTGTGCTCCACTTCACGGTGCCTTGGATTGATTCACTTGTCTTTTCGGTTAAAATCAAGGCTTATAATGACGCTGGTAAGCTTTTGGGGAAAGAGGAGAAATCATATCGGTTTCGCCCTGCAGTTCTCGCAAACCGAAGGGCTGATGGAATCTATCTTGATTTGCATTTGCGAATTAACCAGCGACTATATGTGCAGAGGGATGGAAAGCTTACTCATGCTTATCTAACAACATCCTCGGCGGCCTATAATTGGGTTTACTCGCCCAAAAGTCCACGAAGAATCCATGATCATGCTGGCGTTTTCAGCATTCTTTCTAAAACGAAATACCATTGGTCATCGCAGTTTAATGTTGCCATGCTTTGGGCAATGCGGTATCACGAGGGGCACTTTATCCATGCCACACCTAGAACTCAATATTACCTCTTAGGACGTCCCGCTTCTCATGGATGCAATCGACTAACAATCCAAGATGCAAAGCAACTCTATGAAATGACGCCTCTAGGTACGCGTGTTGAGATTATTGGCCCGAAAGGTTAA